The following are from one region of the Aquirufa lenticrescens genome:
- a CDS encoding efflux RND transporter periplasmic adaptor subunit: MATNNNSKRTWMIIGGAVVLIFGGLFLAKKMEWIGKVEPTEVEFAKVSRSTIIEKVSASGKIQPEVEVKLSPDVSGEIVSLNVAEGDSVVAGQELLKIRPDNYVSLLARAEAQMNATKANMEQSKAVLAQSEARLSKAKIDYDRNAKLHKDKVISDADFDQFVSAYTVAKQDLEAAKANVNAANYNVKSSQATLKEAKTNLTKTTIYAPQSGIISKLNVELGERVVGTSQMAGTEMLRIANLNKMEVRVNVNENDITRVSIGDTVLIDVDAFSSSERKFKGVVYEIASSANSSGTASVVSNDAVTEFEVKIRVLRSSYADLIKGKLSYPLKPGMTASVEILTNRKENIATAPLSSVTTREIGAEVKEGEKKEDDGTNSTNSNDALEAKKRKENTKEVVFVMENGKAKMIQVKTGISDFENIEIVSGLKDGQEIIAGPYATVAKKLKEGDLVKKKDPKAAEKAADKK; this comes from the coding sequence ATGGCAACTAACAACAACAGTAAGCGGACTTGGATGATCATCGGAGGCGCGGTGGTATTGATTTTTGGTGGATTATTTCTAGCCAAAAAAATGGAATGGATCGGGAAAGTAGAGCCTACGGAGGTAGAGTTCGCGAAGGTTTCTCGTTCGACGATCATTGAAAAGGTAAGTGCGTCTGGAAAGATCCAGCCGGAGGTTGAAGTGAAATTGTCGCCAGACGTTTCTGGGGAGATTGTTTCTTTGAACGTAGCGGAAGGCGATTCAGTAGTGGCTGGCCAGGAATTGTTGAAGATTCGTCCGGATAACTATGTGTCTCTTTTGGCACGTGCAGAAGCGCAAATGAATGCAACGAAAGCAAACATGGAACAAAGTAAGGCGGTGTTAGCCCAGAGCGAAGCGCGTCTTTCGAAGGCAAAAATCGACTACGATCGTAATGCGAAATTGCACAAGGACAAAGTAATCTCTGATGCGGACTTTGACCAATTTGTATCCGCTTATACAGTGGCGAAACAAGATTTGGAAGCGGCAAAAGCCAACGTAAATGCCGCGAATTACAATGTAAAATCATCACAAGCGACCTTAAAAGAAGCGAAAACCAACTTAACGAAGACGACGATTTATGCCCCTCAAAGCGGAATCATCTCGAAGTTAAACGTAGAATTAGGGGAGCGTGTCGTAGGAACGTCACAAATGGCTGGAACAGAAATGTTACGTATCGCGAACTTGAACAAAATGGAAGTGCGCGTGAATGTTAACGAAAATGATATCACTCGTGTAAGCATCGGTGATACGGTTTTAATCGACGTGGATGCATTTTCTTCTAGCGAACGTAAGTTTAAAGGGGTTGTGTATGAAATTGCTAGTTCAGCGAATTCAAGCGGAACAGCTTCCGTGGTTTCGAATGATGCGGTAACAGAATTCGAAGTGAAGATTCGTGTATTGCGTTCTTCTTATGCAGATTTAATCAAAGGCAAATTGTCTTATCCATTAAAGCCGGGGATGACAGCCTCTGTTGAGATTTTGACAAACAGAAAAGAAAACATTGCTACGGCACCTTTATCTTCTGTAACAACGCGCGAGATCGGAGCTGAGGTGAAAGAGGGCGAAAAGAAAGAAGACGACGGAACTAACTCAACTAACTCTAACGATGCCTTAGAAGCGAAGAAACGCAAGGAAAACACGAAAGAAGTGGTGTTCGTGATGGAGAATGGCAAAGCGAAAATGATCCAAGTGAAAACAGGCATCTCCGATTTTGAAAATATCGAAATCGTGAGCGGCTTGAAAGACGGACAAGAGATCATCGCAGGGCCATACGCGACAGTTGCTAAGAAGCTGAAAGAAGGAGACTTAGTGAAGAAGAAGGATCCAAAAGCAGCAGAAAAGGCTGCTGACAAGAAATAA
- a CDS encoding formylglycine-generating enzyme family protein, with the protein MSRYSISLYLLVITLSVFSQTPIPICHVSTPNRLKQIKSINHKPTLKSQAGMKRIPGGIFSMGSHDTQGRADEYPLHQVRIKAFWMDETEVTNAAFAAFVKSTGYITTAEKTIDWTELSKQAPKGTPKPADSLLAPSSLVFVPTTGPVDLSDYSQWWAFKRGADWRHPTGPGSTIHGLENHPVVHVSWDDAAAYARWAGKRLPTEAEWEWASRGGLKNKIYPWGDVSVNSAPYKANSFQGHFPYEDQALDGYKTTTAPVKSFPANGYGLYDTAGNVWEWCADWYRADYYKKSPSLNPRGPSTSDDPDEPGVAKRVMRGGSFLCNDGYCSSYRCSARMKSSPDSGLQHTGFRCVMD; encoded by the coding sequence ATGAGTCGGTATTCTATTTCCCTTTATTTATTAGTCATCACACTGTCTGTTTTCAGTCAGACCCCAATCCCTATATGCCACGTTTCCACACCCAATCGGCTGAAGCAAATTAAATCGATTAATCACAAACCTACGTTGAAATCCCAGGCTGGCATGAAGCGCATTCCGGGAGGTATATTTTCTATGGGCTCACACGATACGCAGGGTCGTGCAGACGAATACCCGTTACACCAAGTGCGTATTAAGGCATTTTGGATGGATGAAACAGAGGTAACCAATGCGGCGTTTGCAGCATTTGTTAAATCAACGGGCTACATAACCACAGCTGAAAAGACGATTGATTGGACGGAGTTGTCTAAGCAAGCTCCGAAGGGAACGCCTAAACCGGCAGATTCGCTTTTGGCGCCCAGTTCTTTGGTATTTGTTCCTACAACAGGTCCGGTCGATTTAAGCGACTATTCCCAATGGTGGGCGTTTAAACGAGGGGCCGACTGGCGACACCCCACAGGTCCTGGGTCAACGATTCATGGACTAGAAAATCATCCCGTCGTTCATGTTTCATGGGATGATGCCGCCGCCTATGCCCGTTGGGCTGGCAAAAGATTACCCACAGAAGCAGAATGGGAATGGGCCAGCCGTGGGGGATTAAAAAATAAGATTTACCCCTGGGGGGACGTGTCGGTGAATTCCGCCCCGTATAAAGCGAATAGTTTCCAGGGGCATTTCCCCTATGAGGATCAAGCATTAGACGGGTATAAAACGACCACTGCTCCGGTTAAATCTTTCCCTGCAAATGGCTATGGATTATATGATACCGCTGGAAATGTATGGGAATGGTGCGCGGATTGGTACCGTGCCGATTATTACAAAAAAAGTCCGAGTCTAAACCCACGTGGCCCTTCCACGAGTGATGATCCGGATGAACCCGGTGTTGCCAAACGCGTCATGCGAGGCGGTTCTTTTTTATGCAACGATGGGTATTGTTCTAGTTACCGGTGCTCCGCACGGATGAAGTCAAGCCCAGACTCAGGCTTGCAGCATACCGGTTTTCGTTGTGTGATGGATTAA
- a CDS encoding GldL-related protein, protein MNLGIVVKWSFVISLVFELVGALMKIMHLPGADILLIIGMVANGVFIVSALSEVWGSVRINTNEKVMWTIAFIFMGFLGAIAGILYVVMGRKRIV, encoded by the coding sequence ATGAACCTCGGAATCGTAGTTAAATGGAGCTTTGTTATTAGCTTAGTTTTTGAGCTTGTGGGCGCGTTAATGAAGATTATGCATCTTCCAGGTGCTGATATCTTATTAATCATTGGTATGGTGGCCAATGGGGTTTTTATTGTTTCTGCTTTATCGGAAGTTTGGGGATCTGTGAGAATCAATACGAATGAAAAAGTGATGTGGACGATTGCCTTTATTTTTATGGGATTTTTAGGCGCCATAGCAGGAATACTTTATGTAGTAATGGGGCGTAAACGGATAGTATAA
- a CDS encoding SDR family oxidoreductase, which translates to MNKTILITGTSSGIGKATVYEFAKMGWNVIATQRNPATETDFNQYPNVKLYPLDVTNLESISQAMSRAINDFGKIDIVVNNAGYGVDGAFEAMSDEIIEKQFNTNVFGLMRVTREAIKHMRPTGGGIIIQISSMGGKITFPLYSIYHATKFAVEGFTESLHYELSQFNIKMKLIEPGPIVTDFYGRSRQFIKPTDTNQYDGFIQKFNNAAEKVMKDAEGPEVVAKMIYKSATDNSNQMRYAVGKPGPMLLVLRKLLSDKLYFLMVRKSYNL; encoded by the coding sequence ATGAATAAGACCATATTGATTACCGGAACGTCTAGCGGCATTGGAAAAGCAACCGTTTATGAGTTCGCAAAAATGGGGTGGAATGTGATAGCTACTCAACGAAATCCTGCAACAGAAACAGATTTCAACCAATACCCCAATGTAAAATTATACCCCTTGGATGTAACAAACCTTGAAAGTATTTCCCAAGCGATGTCCCGTGCTATAAACGATTTTGGTAAAATTGATATTGTGGTAAACAATGCAGGTTATGGTGTTGATGGCGCATTTGAGGCTATGTCAGATGAGATCATTGAAAAACAATTCAACACTAACGTCTTTGGATTAATGCGTGTAACTAGAGAAGCAATAAAACATATGAGACCCACTGGTGGCGGAATTATTATTCAAATTTCGAGTATGGGAGGAAAAATCACCTTTCCTCTTTACAGCATTTACCACGCTACGAAATTTGCAGTGGAAGGTTTTACAGAGTCGTTACATTACGAGTTAAGTCAGTTTAATATAAAAATGAAACTCATTGAACCGGGCCCCATCGTTACTGATTTTTATGGCCGAAGTCGTCAATTTATTAAACCTACTGATACAAATCAATATGACGGGTTTATTCAAAAGTTTAATAATGCTGCAGAGAAAGTAATGAAAGATGCTGAAGGTCCAGAAGTTGTAGCAAAGATGATTTACAAATCTGCAACTGACAATAGTAATCAAATGAGATATGCAGTGGGTAAACCCGGCCCTATGTTGTTGGTGCTAAGAAAATTGCTTTCTGATAAGTTATACTTTTTGATGGTTAGAAAAAGTTATAATTTATAA
- a CDS encoding DinB family protein: MEKQIFKDLLAQNQLSCSFAFNEINDKNVSLRLSAGASSIGFIYRHIAETMLMFGYFFGMPSDVANTTMGQQDEGQGNNCGETKTLMEKGFLMLEQLIENTSDGGWNETVDTPFFGTVSKARLFAHILYHNSYHAGQIGLTLKRA; this comes from the coding sequence ATGGAAAAGCAAATTTTCAAAGACCTATTAGCGCAAAATCAGCTAAGTTGCAGTTTTGCTTTCAATGAAATTAATGACAAAAATGTGTCATTGCGATTAAGCGCAGGTGCATCTTCTATAGGTTTTATTTATCGTCACATAGCTGAAACAATGCTCATGTTTGGTTATTTTTTCGGCATGCCTAGTGATGTTGCAAATACTACGATGGGTCAACAGGATGAAGGCCAAGGCAACAATTGTGGTGAAACAAAAACCCTAATGGAAAAAGGCTTTTTGATGTTGGAACAATTGATTGAAAATACGTCTGATGGAGGTTGGAATGAAACAGTAGATACGCCTTTTTTCGGAACTGTTTCTAAGGCACGCTTATTTGCGCATATTTTATACCATAATTCTTATCATGCAGGCCAAATAGGCTTGACACTTAAAAGGGCTTAG
- a CDS encoding alpha/beta hydrolase encodes MKKLFIAILTCLAFNTIAQDGTIYPLDAPKEPNAIPLNTGSVKDQPAAETWFRQWGDPMARNISQATLTPFFPEKGKANGAAVIVAPGGGYRWLSMGNEGWEVAEALAKKGITAFVLKYRLFPTPEKLDDFTAWMNRPRPAPQKTDSTAKNTNPMAQMDLSNQLTDAEAAYAMIIKNAAAWGVDTQRIGMIGFSAGAGLTMHATLNSKTMKLAFIGPIYGGMGPVKVPANAPPMFNAIASDDFLFNSQFGVIESWFKAGRPVEFHLYQNGGHGFGLGNPNRTSNKWFDAFIHWLDVNKFLVAK; translated from the coding sequence ATGAAAAAGCTATTTATTGCCATTCTAACCTGTTTGGCTTTCAACACCATCGCACAAGATGGAACGATTTATCCGCTAGATGCGCCTAAAGAACCTAATGCGATTCCATTAAATACTGGTTCCGTGAAGGACCAGCCGGCAGCTGAAACGTGGTTTCGCCAGTGGGGCGATCCGATGGCGCGGAATATTTCCCAAGCTACCTTAACGCCTTTCTTCCCTGAAAAGGGCAAGGCAAATGGAGCTGCTGTTATTGTGGCGCCGGGTGGGGGATACCGTTGGCTTTCGATGGGAAATGAGGGCTGGGAAGTGGCTGAGGCTTTGGCCAAAAAAGGAATTACCGCTTTCGTTCTAAAATACCGCTTATTCCCAACCCCTGAAAAGTTAGATGACTTTACGGCTTGGATGAATCGTCCACGTCCGGCACCACAAAAGACAGACAGCACAGCAAAGAATACGAATCCAATGGCTCAAATGGATCTGTCGAATCAATTAACTGACGCAGAAGCGGCCTATGCGATGATCATCAAAAACGCCGCAGCTTGGGGTGTAGATACACAACGAATTGGTATGATTGGATTTTCTGCTGGAGCTGGTTTAACGATGCACGCAACGCTTAATTCGAAAACGATGAAACTTGCCTTTATTGGACCGATTTATGGTGGAATGGGTCCAGTGAAAGTGCCAGCCAACGCACCACCGATGTTTAACGCGATTGCCTCCGATGACTTCTTATTTAATTCCCAATTTGGAGTGATTGAATCGTGGTTCAAAGCGGGTAGACCGGTGGAGTTTCACTTATACCAAAACGGCGGCCACGGCTTTGGTTTAGGTAATCCGAATAGAACGAGCAATAAATGGTTTGATGCGTTTATCCATTGGTTGGATGTGAATAAGTTCCTGGTGGCGAAATAG
- a CDS encoding CorA family divalent cation transporter — protein sequence MAIVIFENKEQMLTWVDVTAPSSTELTELSKTYDLNHFALSACLQPDHLPKHEDIEGTHFIITRVLMPIRSGKSVSIQSISTKIAFFYRPGLLITIHRISHDFIQDVRMRFFDKGQFKLVESIVAKLLWHILHSYELPAVGLSTELDEFENMVFSQNLTPQMLLELYQIKRKALMSKKLLLFSQEAISSVKLPVAKADDLQDSRDLHLKLLNIYDQIHEDVSNLVNFYLSISAQKTNDVIKVLTIFSVFFMPLTFVAGIYGMNFDYMPELKMRYGYPLLLGIMVLLSGGIYLWFRKKRWL from the coding sequence ATGGCAATTGTAATTTTTGAAAATAAAGAGCAAATGTTGACCTGGGTAGATGTAACTGCTCCTTCATCCACAGAATTAACGGAACTTAGCAAAACCTATGATTTAAACCATTTTGCTTTATCTGCTTGCTTACAGCCAGACCACTTACCTAAACACGAGGATATTGAAGGAACTCATTTTATTATCACCAGGGTACTAATGCCTATTCGAAGTGGTAAGTCTGTTTCCATACAATCCATTTCTACTAAAATTGCGTTTTTCTACAGACCTGGATTGTTAATCACAATCCATCGAATTTCACACGATTTTATACAGGATGTTCGAATGCGTTTTTTCGATAAAGGACAATTTAAATTAGTCGAATCGATTGTTGCCAAATTGTTGTGGCACATCTTACATTCATACGAATTGCCAGCGGTAGGCTTATCAACGGAATTAGATGAATTTGAGAATATGGTTTTTTCACAAAACCTTACCCCTCAAATGTTATTGGAATTATATCAAATCAAACGCAAAGCCCTGATGAGTAAGAAACTTCTATTATTCAGTCAAGAAGCGATAAGTTCTGTCAAATTACCAGTAGCAAAAGCAGATGACTTACAGGATTCAAGAGACTTACACTTAAAGCTCCTAAATATTTATGACCAAATTCACGAAGACGTTTCCAATTTGGTGAATTTTTACCTCTCCATTTCAGCACAGAAAACGAACGATGTCATCAAAGTATTAACCATCTTTTCGGTGTTTTTTATGCCTCTTACTTTTGTGGCAGGAATTTATGGAATGAACTTTGACTATATGCCAGAGTTGAAAATGCGTTATGGTTATCCTTTACTTCTTGGCATTATGGTCCTTTTAAGTGGCGGAATTTACTTGTGGTTTAGGAAAAAAAGATGGCTATAA
- a CDS encoding HepT-like ribonuclease domain-containing protein: MLASNIELVQHILVETSFILQHTNNKSKADVVNDEVLCRAVVRSLEIIGEAAKKLDDEFKSINNHIEWKKLAGTRDKLIHDYFGIDYDIVWDIIETKIQDLDYFLRQLV; encoded by the coding sequence ATGTTAGCCTCTAATATCGAATTGGTTCAACATATTCTTGTTGAAACATCTTTCATCTTACAGCATACGAATAATAAGTCTAAAGCGGACGTTGTAAACGACGAAGTGCTTTGTCGTGCAGTAGTTAGAAGCCTAGAAATTATAGGAGAAGCTGCTAAAAAATTGGATGACGAATTTAAGTCAATCAATAACCATATAGAGTGGAAAAAACTTGCCGGCACTCGTGACAAATTGATACATGATTATTTCGGCATTGATTATGATATTGTCTGGGATATTATCGAAACCAAAATTCAGGACTTAGATTATTTCTTGCGACAACTGGTTTAG
- a CDS encoding nucleotidyltransferase family protein, translating into MNQVKIHTKKELLNALSKNREMIKLFGVTSLGIFGSFSKGKIKESSDVDLLVDFDPAKKSFDNFMDLSFFLEGIFGRKVEIVTTQSLSKFIGPHILNEVQNVSL; encoded by the coding sequence ATGAACCAGGTAAAAATCCATACTAAAAAAGAGCTTTTGAATGCACTTTCTAAAAACAGAGAGATGATAAAGTTATTTGGAGTGACTAGCCTAGGCATTTTTGGATCGTTTAGCAAAGGGAAAATTAAGGAATCGAGTGATGTGGATTTATTAGTTGATTTTGACCCAGCTAAAAAGAGCTTTGACAATTTTATGGATCTGTCCTTCTTTTTAGAGGGGATTTTTGGCAGAAAAGTGGAGATAGTTACCACTCAATCATTAAGTAAGTTTATTGGACCTCATATTCTAAATGAGGTTCAAAATGTTAGCCTCTAA
- a CDS encoding MerR family transcriptional regulator, with protein sequence MLINELSKRTGLSAHTIRFYEKSGLIEGKQDDSVTSNNYFHYDEVSVEKLEFISDAKSVGFTIKEIGQIINAWYNNAYTKEQKLEILAEKLVSLEQKMKEIKEMKKLLLQFKEDVLNDRC encoded by the coding sequence ATGCTAATAAATGAACTATCAAAAAGAACGGGGCTCTCTGCACACACCATTCGATTTTATGAGAAATCGGGGTTGATCGAGGGGAAACAAGACGATTCTGTTACTTCAAATAATTACTTCCACTATGATGAAGTAAGCGTTGAAAAATTGGAATTCATTAGTGATGCAAAGTCGGTAGGCTTTACCATTAAAGAAATAGGACAAATCATTAATGCATGGTATAATAATGCTTATACCAAAGAACAAAAGCTTGAAATTCTAGCCGAAAAATTGGTCTCTTTAGAGCAAAAGATGAAAGAGATAAAGGAGATGAAGAAACTATTACTTCAGTTCAAGGAAGACGTATTAAATGATAGGTGCTAA
- a CDS encoding carboxymuconolactone decarboxylase family protein: protein MSEEKNVSAAEKMLGDFAPRLLGYTDNVLFGDVWEGKELSRRERSLITVAALVAGEHSNQIKFHLNYAKEHGLTEAELVEVITHLAFYVGWPKAMTAIMIAKEAFGQEKLT from the coding sequence ATGAGCGAAGAAAAGAACGTATCCGCAGCGGAGAAAATGTTAGGCGATTTTGCCCCAAGATTATTGGGCTACACAGATAATGTATTGTTTGGCGATGTCTGGGAGGGCAAGGAGCTTTCAAGACGCGAAAGGAGTTTAATAACGGTGGCGGCTTTAGTTGCGGGAGAACATTCTAACCAAATCAAATTTCATTTGAATTACGCGAAAGAACATGGTTTAACGGAAGCGGAGCTCGTGGAGGTTATCACCCACTTAGCTTTTTATGTAGGTTGGCCTAAGGCCATGACGGCTATTATGATTGCGAAGGAGGCGTTTGGGCAAGAGAAATTAACGTAG
- a CDS encoding DUF6036 family nucleotidyltransferase codes for MGNIFNSDFQEFLLALNKNEVSYVLVGGYSVIYHGFPRTTGDIDIFVEVSKNNYDKLVQAFEQFQMPLFDMTEESFLHQAHINVYTFGRPPVCIEILKEISGFTFQEIYNNALETVFEEIPMKVIHINDLKRNKEISGRAKDLNDLENLSKL; via the coding sequence ATGGGGAATATTTTTAATTCAGATTTTCAAGAATTTTTATTGGCTTTGAATAAAAATGAAGTCAGCTATGTCTTAGTTGGAGGATATTCCGTTATCTATCATGGATTTCCCCGAACTACAGGAGACATTGATATATTTGTTGAGGTTTCAAAAAACAATTATGATAAATTGGTTCAGGCCTTTGAGCAATTTCAAATGCCTCTTTTTGATATGACTGAAGAGTCCTTTCTTCACCAAGCACACATAAATGTATACACCTTTGGAAGGCCCCCTGTGTGCATTGAAATCTTGAAAGAAATATCTGGATTTACTTTTCAAGAAATTTATAACAATGCATTAGAAACTGTTTTTGAAGAAATCCCAATGAAAGTAATCCACATCAATGACCTGAAAAGAAACAAGGAAATAAGTGGTAGAGCCAAGGATTTAAATGACTTGGAAAATCTGTCTAAATTGTGA
- a CDS encoding helix-turn-helix domain-containing protein, translated as MEFGARVKEIRTSLNYSQKELSEQTGLTLRTIQRIENKEVKPSLHSLKVIGEALKTDLSEYSTAADTKPYEFNFTIKITDMNQFITDLKTLVKNNWKLILWVILIVSFISNYDQIKAGFIDGWNNK; from the coding sequence ATGGAATTTGGTGCCAGAGTTAAAGAGATTAGAACAAGTTTGAATTATTCTCAAAAAGAACTTTCTGAACAAACCGGCTTAACGCTCAGAACAATTCAACGAATCGAGAATAAAGAAGTGAAACCTAGTCTTCATTCATTGAAGGTGATAGGCGAGGCTTTGAAAACAGATTTGTCCGAATACTCCACAGCGGCTGACACTAAACCCTACGAGTTTAATTTCACCATTAAAATCACGGATATGAATCAATTTATCACAGACTTAAAAACATTAGTAAAGAACAATTGGAAGTTAATTCTTTGGGTAATCTTAATTGTTTCTTTTATTTCCAATTACGATCAAATTAAAGCCGGCTTTATCGATGGCTGGAATAATAAATAG
- a CDS encoding sulfatase family protein, whose product MKHILIGLLMCASFSQILAQANKRPNIIFIMSDDHAYQAISAYDQRLISTPNIDRIAKNGILFTNASVTNSICAPSRATILTGKHSHLNGKVDNHFKFDTTNITFPQILQANGYQTAMFGKLHFGNSPKGFDQFKILPDQGNYYNPDFITKNEGNIKVNGYVTDIITDMTLDWLKQERTPEKPFLLMYLHKAPHRSWLMAERHLDEMTQKTYPEPKTLFDDYSGRTSPAKEAEMNILNSMSWAGDNKIYPATMDSLKIPEIGFDKRRFAAEMGRLTPSQKANFDRVYNRINAEFIKAYPNMTEQDKMRWKFQRYMQDYLGTLRSVDENVGRLLDYLEANNLMENTIIVYTSDQGFYLGEHGWFDKRFIYDESFKTPLMVSWPSQIKAGQKSDALVQNLDFAQTFLDAADIPAPKDMQGQSLIPLMTGKSWKRDAVYYHYYEYPAEHMVNRHYAIVTKKYKLIHYYFSTDAWELIDREKDPLELKNVYNDPAYASIRKTLHKQLDALRLKYKDNSTISNGYIDRFLNDAAEGKVFGVPKQKAAEMKAKRK is encoded by the coding sequence ATGAAACATATTTTAATTGGATTGCTCATGTGCGCGAGCTTTTCACAAATTTTAGCGCAAGCCAATAAGCGTCCGAACATCATCTTCATCATGTCGGACGACCATGCTTATCAGGCCATTTCGGCATATGACCAACGCTTAATTTCGACTCCTAACATAGACCGCATTGCAAAAAATGGTATCCTGTTTACGAATGCCAGCGTGACCAATTCCATCTGTGCGCCCAGTCGGGCCACGATCCTAACCGGTAAGCATTCACACCTAAATGGTAAGGTCGACAATCACTTTAAATTCGATACAACGAACATTACCTTCCCGCAGATTTTACAGGCAAACGGATACCAAACGGCGATGTTTGGGAAACTACATTTTGGAAATAGCCCAAAGGGCTTTGATCAGTTCAAAATCTTACCTGACCAAGGCAATTATTATAATCCCGATTTCATCACAAAAAACGAGGGGAATATTAAAGTCAATGGCTATGTAACAGATATAATTACCGACATGACTTTGGACTGGTTGAAGCAGGAGCGAACTCCTGAAAAACCTTTCCTATTGATGTATTTACACAAGGCTCCACATCGTTCCTGGTTAATGGCAGAACGCCATTTGGATGAAATGACGCAGAAAACGTACCCGGAACCCAAGACGCTTTTTGATGATTATTCCGGTAGGACATCCCCCGCCAAAGAAGCAGAAATGAATATCCTAAACAGTATGAGTTGGGCCGGGGATAACAAAATTTATCCCGCTACGATGGACTCATTGAAAATCCCAGAAATCGGTTTTGATAAGCGTCGTTTCGCTGCTGAAATGGGCCGATTAACCCCAAGCCAAAAAGCGAATTTTGACCGCGTTTACAATCGTATTAATGCGGAATTCATCAAGGCCTACCCGAACATGACGGAGCAAGATAAAATGCGCTGGAAATTTCAACGCTACATGCAAGATTATCTAGGAACTTTACGATCAGTAGATGAGAACGTAGGCCGTTTATTGGATTATTTGGAAGCGAATAACTTGATGGAAAATACAATTATTGTGTATACTTCCGACCAAGGATTTTACTTAGGCGAGCACGGTTGGTTCGATAAGCGCTTCATCTATGATGAATCCTTCAAGACTCCGCTGATGGTGTCGTGGCCAAGCCAAATTAAAGCCGGTCAAAAATCAGATGCTTTAGTTCAAAACCTCGATTTTGCCCAAACCTTTTTGGATGCAGCAGACATTCCAGCGCCTAAAGATATGCAAGGCCAAAGTCTAATCCCTCTGATGACGGGTAAATCTTGGAAGCGCGATGCAGTATATTACCACTATTATGAATACCCAGCAGAACACATGGTGAATCGACATTATGCCATCGTGACTAAGAAATATAAGTTAATTCATTACTATTTTTCTACGGATGCTTGGGAGCTTATTGACCGCGAGAAGGACCCTTTGGAATTAAAGAATGTCTACAATGATCCGGCGTATGCTTCGATTCGAAAGACTTTGCATAAGCAATTAGACGCATTACGACTGAAATACAAGGACAATAGCACCATTAGCAACGGCTACATAGATCGCTTTTTGAATGATGCAGCAGAAGGAAAGGTATTCGGTGTGCCGAAACAAAAGGCGGCGGAGATGAAAGCCAAAAGAAAATGA
- a CDS encoding cupin, translated as MMNKQDIITYFFENDGDIPNNILPVIIYKNALEHVARKDLEVLFCQNGWGNNWHDIILTEDHFHSNTHEVLGLKSGHARLKLGGEKGEIVTVEKGDVIILPAGIGHISVDNSLEYQFVGGYPNGADWNLKFSLKKEESSSVLAEIASIPLPDKDSVFGDNGPVFEYWK; from the coding sequence ATGATGAACAAACAAGATATTATCACCTACTTTTTCGAGAATGACGGAGATATTCCGAACAACATTCTCCCCGTGATAATTTATAAAAATGCCCTTGAGCACGTTGCTCGCAAGGACCTGGAAGTATTATTTTGCCAAAACGGATGGGGAAATAACTGGCATGATATCATATTAACCGAAGACCATTTTCATAGCAATACGCATGAAGTTTTGGGACTAAAAAGTGGACACGCGCGCTTAAAGCTAGGTGGAGAAAAGGGAGAAATTGTTACCGTGGAAAAGGGGGACGTAATCATCTTGCCCGCAGGTATTGGGCATATTTCAGTAGATAATTCTCTGGAATATCAATTTGTAGGAGGCTATCCGAATGGCGCAGATTGGAACCTGAAGTTTAGTTTGAAAAAGGAAGAAAGTTCATCTGTTTTGGCAGAAATCGCTAGTATTCCACTTCCAGATAAAGATTCTGTGTTTGGAGATAATGGGCCAGTATTTGAGTATTGGAAATGA